The genomic interval ACTCATGTAACTCAAAATTGAATTTATGACTGTTTTAACCAAGTGTGCGGTTGCCCTGCTTTTGGCGGGAGGAGCCGTAGCCTGCTCGCAGGCGCCGAAAAAAGTTTCGATCATCGACGAAAATATTGCTGTCGCCAAGCAGCAGTTGGCGATGCTGGCCGATTCGAGCGAAATGACCGGTGCGATCCGCATTCCCTCGACCTACAAGAACGGTCGTATCGACTATGTCCCGACCGACGACTGGGTGAGCGGCTTCTTCGCCGGGAGCCTCTGGTACATGTATGAACTGACGGGAGACGAGGCCTGGGCGGAGCGTGCACGCAAACATACCGAGATTCTCGACTCGATCCAGTATCTGCAGTGGCACCACGACGTCGGGTTCATGATCTACGACAGCTACGGCAACGGCCTGCGCCTGAAGAACATTCCGGGTTACAAGGAGGTGATCGTACAGACCGCGAAGTCGTTGTCGACACGTTTCCGCGAGGTGCCGGGCGTCATCCAGTCGTGGGATGCCGACCGCGGCTGGCAGGGTGAGCGCGGGTGGCAGTGCCCGGTGATCATCGACAACATGATGAACCTCGAGCTGATGTTCAAGGCCACGGAGTTCTCGGGCGACAGCACCTTCTACAACATCGCCGTGAAGCACGCCGACCGCACGATGCAGGAGCACTTCCGCGACGATTACAGCTGCTACCATGTCGTGGACTACGACCTCACGGACGGCCATGTCCGGGGCCGCTGCACGGCGCAGGGTTATGCCGACGAGTCGGCATGGGCCCGCGGACAGGCGTGGGCCGTCTACGGCTATACGGCCTGCTACCGCTATACGGGAGACAAGCGCTACCTGGACCATGCGGAGAAGGTGGCCGATTTCATGCTCAACGACGCGAACATGCCCGAGGACCTGGTGCCTTACTGGGACTACGACGCTCCGAACATCCCCGACGAGCCGCGCGACGTCTCGACGGCCGCCGTGCTGGCTTCGGCCCTTTACGAAATGTATACCTACACGAACAACGAACTCTACAAGCAGAAGGCCGACAAGATGGTCGAATCGCTCTCGTCGCCGGCTTACCGGGCTCCGGTGGGCGAGAACGGCGGGTTCCTGCTGATGCACTCCGTGGGGAGCATCCCGCACGGCAGCAACATCGACGTGCCGCTGAACTATGCCGACTACTACTTCCTCGAAGCGCTGATCCGCAAGGGCTACATCGAGAAGGGTGAACCGTTGTTCTAAACCGGAAAGGAACAGATGCGTAAACTGATTTTTCTGGCCGCGGCGGCGGCGTGGGCCTGGACTGCATCGGCGCAGCCTCTGAAGGAGGTTGCCGATGAGCGG from uncultured Alistipes sp. carries:
- a CDS encoding glucuronyl hydrolase, translated to MTVLTKCAVALLLAGGAVACSQAPKKVSIIDENIAVAKQQLAMLADSSEMTGAIRIPSTYKNGRIDYVPTDDWVSGFFAGSLWYMYELTGDEAWAERARKHTEILDSIQYLQWHHDVGFMIYDSYGNGLRLKNIPGYKEVIVQTAKSLSTRFREVPGVIQSWDADRGWQGERGWQCPVIIDNMMNLELMFKATEFSGDSTFYNIAVKHADRTMQEHFRDDYSCYHVVDYDLTDGHVRGRCTAQGYADESAWARGQAWAVYGYTACYRYTGDKRYLDHAEKVADFMLNDANMPEDLVPYWDYDAPNIPDEPRDVSTAAVLASALYEMYTYTNNELYKQKADKMVESLSSPAYRAPVGENGGFLLMHSVGSIPHGSNIDVPLNYADYYFLEALIRKGYIEKGEPLF